A genomic region of Candidatus Acidulodesulfobacterium acidiphilum contains the following coding sequences:
- a CDS encoding DUF481 domain-containing protein yields MHLLRKISLKIKYICLHNKYGRILAIFTVILTIFNFSLFNLIPVKNVFAINSFKNIKIGLSLGLSNTTGTIPSISLNTRNYIKYIDKKSKWRHVFRFNYTYIEAYSELSYLRLVLQEYSKYKFNNWLYFFGKERYDRNISTGFEYVINENIGAGVKYKISDNSNIFLELGPGLRQEKIIDGQYYGSFSSIFDAKYYYKINKNLKFKEKLTAYIANKGGDSYSSFSELSTRIERNLYLVLEYEIDYQTITTYGFKPFNTISSANIKVKF; encoded by the coding sequence TTGCATTTATTAAGAAAAATAAGTTTAAAAATTAAATATATATGTTTGCATAATAAATATGGGCGAATTCTGGCTATATTCACGGTAATTCTGACTATATTTAATTTTTCGTTGTTTAATTTAATACCCGTTAAAAATGTTTTCGCTATAAATTCATTCAAAAATATTAAAATAGGTCTTAGTTTAGGTCTGTCTAACACTACGGGGACGATTCCGTCGATAAGTTTAAATACTAGAAATTATATAAAATATATTGACAAAAAATCTAAATGGCGGCATGTATTCAGATTTAATTATACCTATATAGAGGCGTACAGCGAACTTAGCTATTTAAGATTGGTTTTACAGGAATATTCAAAATATAAATTTAATAATTGGCTTTATTTTTTTGGCAAGGAAAGATACGACAGAAACATATCTACCGGCTTTGAATATGTAATTAACGAAAATATAGGCGCCGGCGTAAAATATAAAATATCTGATAATTCAAATATTTTTTTAGAATTAGGACCCGGACTAAGACAAGAAAAAATTATAGACGGACAATACTACGGAAGCTTCTCGTCGATTTTCGACGCCAAATATTATTATAAAATAAATAAAAATTTAAAATTTAAAGAAAAACTAACCGCGTATATAGCAAACAAGGGAGGCGATTCTTATAGTTCTTTCAGCGAATTATCCACCAGAATAGAAAGAAATTTATACCTCGTGTTAGAGTATGAAATCGATTATCAGACGATAACCACATATGGATTTAAACCGTTCAATACAATTTCAAGCGCAAATATTAAAGTAAAATTTTAA
- a CDS encoding dehydrogenase produces MEKIDILKIASLNDSDREKTMQELFKTMLSMSDAEKTAVLKELVKEMAEKASDSQYLNLCITNLKLASSLDDETLKAFLKLRMSVSSSLPKDLAERDMKFIKEGLGKADENTRAKISKFLQ; encoded by the coding sequence ATGGAAAAAATTGATATTTTAAAAATAGCTTCTCTAAACGATTCTGATAGGGAAAAGACTATGCAGGAATTATTCAAAACGATGCTTTCAATGTCCGATGCCGAAAAAACGGCCGTACTAAAAGAGCTCGTAAAAGAAATGGCGGAAAAAGCATCCGATTCCCAATATTTAAATCTATGCATAACCAATTTAAAACTTGCCTCAAGTTTAGACGACGAAACTTTAAAAGCTTTTTTAAAACTAAGGATGAGCGTTTCTTCATCGCTTCCTAAAGATTTAGCGGAGCGCGACATGAAATTTATAAAAGAAGGATTAGGAAAGGCCGACGAAAATACGAGGGCAAAAATAAGCAAATTTTTACAATAA
- a CDS encoding AbrB/MazE/SpoVT family DNA-binding domain-containing protein, producing MLAKKTSKNQITLPKEIALKFQGVDYFDIKKDDNKIILIPVKISPADTTLNGIRDKMEKLGITENDIKGGIKWARSGK from the coding sequence ATGCTTGCAAAAAAAACATCTAAAAATCAGATTACTCTGCCTAAAGAAATAGCTTTAAAATTTCAAGGTGTGGATTATTTTGATATTAAAAAAGACGATAATAAAATTATTTTGATTCCCGTAAAAATTTCTCCCGCCGATACAACCCTTAACGGTATTAGAGATAAAATGGAAAAACTTGGAATTACCGAAAATGATATAAAAGGCGGGATAAAATGGGCAAGAAGCGGAAAGTAA
- a CDS encoding putative toxin-antitoxin system toxin component, PIN family: MGKKRKVKKVVLDTNVILSALLFKGKLSKIVELWENGSFIPLISKEIFKELQRTLEYPKFHLTKNETFLVINDYILPYFEVVDVAEPLNNVCRDEDDDKFLSCAISGDSDLIVSGDMDLLSLKSYKDVKIITPSEFLSICKI, translated from the coding sequence ATGGGCAAGAAGCGGAAAGTAAAAAAGGTTGTTTTAGATACCAACGTAATACTATCCGCTCTGCTTTTTAAGGGCAAATTGTCTAAAATCGTCGAATTATGGGAAAACGGATCATTTATTCCATTAATTTCAAAAGAAATTTTCAAAGAATTGCAAAGAACATTAGAATACCCGAAATTTCACCTTACAAAAAACGAAACATTTCTAGTTATCAATGATTATATTTTACCGTATTTTGAAGTTGTAGATGTTGCCGAACCGCTTAATAATGTTTGCCGCGACGAAGACGACGATAAGTTTCTTTCCTGCGCTATTTCGGGAGACTCCGATTTAATAGTTAGCGGAGATATGGATTTACTCTCTTTAAAATCTTATAAAGACGTAAAAATTATTACCCCCTCTGAGTTTTTGAGCATATGTAAAATTTAA
- a CDS encoding DUF4160 domain-containing protein, with translation MPEISRFFGIIISIFYDDHNPPHFHARYGDYDALIKIEDFAVIKGHLPPRALGLVVEWANIHKNELMENWKMAVENKSLFQIEPLK, from the coding sequence ATGCCCGAGATTAGTAGATTTTTTGGAATTATTATATCTATATTCTACGACGACCATAATCCGCCGCATTTTCATGCAAGATACGGCGATTATGACGCTCTTATAAAAATAGAAGATTTTGCGGTTATAAAAGGACATTTGCCTCCAAGGGCGTTAGGGCTTGTTGTTGAATGGGCGAATATTCATAAAAATGAACTTATGGAAAATTGGAAAATGGCAGTAGAAAATAAAAGTCTTTTTCAGATAGAACCCTTAAAATAA
- a CDS encoding DUF2442 domain-containing protein, with amino-acid sequence MYYDIKEAKHIDRYKLEITFADGKRGIVDLEDYIKKGGVFKRFSDFNYFLKFYIDKELFVLSWPDGLDIAPESVYDKISEHVGSSV; translated from the coding sequence ATGTATTACGATATTAAGGAAGCTAAACATATCGATAGATATAAATTGGAAATAACATTCGCAGACGGAAAACGAGGCATTGTGGATCTGGAAGATTATATAAAAAAAGGCGGAGTATTTAAGAGGTTTTCCGATTTTAATTATTTTTTAAAATTTTATATAGATAAAGAACTTTTTGTTTTATCATGGCCTGACGGATTGGACATTGCACCGGAATCAGTTTATGATAAGATATCGGAGCATGTCGGGTCTTCCGTATAA
- a CDS encoding HDOD domain-containing protein, translating into MDKAIFIGRQPIITADKSIFGYEILFRSAAEENLSGVSVSDNLSATANVLENIYDMGLKALMGENPAFINLTPDILQKDMIGLLPKDKIVLEILETSTIDGNAVSVIKEFKSKGFRISLNNFTYDEAWEPLLETADYIKLDSKQYSKSEVKEMLMLLKGYGAKLISSKVETDEDFHFYKGLGFDLFQGYFFQKPSIVSSVTLDPDYVILLNIFNSFQANADIEEIESLFKMAPDLIYRLLALINSVAYEFMAKISSVKQAIALLGYDNVSRWILTIVLASKKSDFRSDPLLESAVIKGRMMEDICKKYINKALADKAFLAGMLSLVNVALGISIKELFDKITIDPVIYEALVEHKGKVGELAEFMDAYNAADYNSAETLLKKINPSALFSDVLEMNTSALMYLEEVKRSGLV; encoded by the coding sequence GTGGATAAAGCTATTTTTATAGGCAGACAGCCTATCATAACCGCCGACAAAAGCATATTCGGTTACGAAATACTGTTCAGAAGCGCCGCCGAAGAAAATTTGTCCGGCGTATCGGTGTCGGATAATTTAAGCGCTACCGCTAACGTCCTTGAAAATATTTACGATATGGGGTTAAAAGCGCTTATGGGAGAAAATCCGGCATTTATAAACTTAACCCCAGATATTTTACAAAAAGACATGATAGGACTTTTGCCGAAAGATAAAATCGTGCTTGAAATTCTGGAAACAAGCACTATTGACGGCAATGCCGTTTCCGTAATAAAAGAATTTAAAAGCAAGGGTTTTAGAATATCTTTAAACAATTTCACGTACGACGAAGCATGGGAGCCGCTTCTTGAAACGGCGGATTACATTAAGCTGGATTCAAAGCAATACTCGAAGTCCGAAGTAAAAGAAATGCTAATGCTCCTTAAAGGCTACGGTGCGAAATTAATTTCGTCGAAAGTTGAAACAGACGAAGATTTTCATTTTTACAAAGGTCTCGGCTTCGACCTTTTTCAGGGCTATTTTTTTCAAAAACCGTCTATAGTTTCTTCGGTAACTTTAGACCCGGATTATGTAATACTTCTTAATATATTTAATTCTTTTCAGGCTAATGCCGATATAGAAGAAATAGAATCCCTTTTTAAAATGGCTCCCGACCTTATATACCGCCTGCTTGCGCTTATAAATTCGGTAGCTTATGAATTTATGGCAAAAATATCTTCGGTAAAACAGGCTATAGCTCTTTTGGGATACGATAACGTATCGAGATGGATACTTACGATTGTTCTTGCTTCCAAGAAAAGCGATTTCAGGTCTGACCCTTTATTGGAAAGCGCCGTGATAAAAGGCAGGATGATGGAAGACATATGTAAAAAATATATAAACAAAGCGCTTGCCGATAAAGCGTTTTTGGCGGGAATGCTTTCTTTGGTAAACGTCGCTCTTGGGATTTCAATTAAAGAACTGTTCGATAAAATTACTATCGATCCTGTTATTTATGAAGCGTTGGTAGAACATAAGGGAAAGGTTGGCGAACTGGCGGAATTTATGGACGCGTATAACGCGGCCGATTATAATTCGGCGGAAACCCTGCTTAAAAAAATAAATCCTTCCGCTTTGTTTTCCGACGTCCTCGAAATGAATACCAGCGCCTTGATGTATCTCGAAGAAGTAAAAAGATCAGGGTTAGTTTAA
- the gcvT gene encoding glycine cleavage system aminomethyltransferase GcvT: MNNSEIKKTPLYSEHAKMGAKIVEFAGFYMPLYYKSIIEEHLNVRKNSGIFDISHMGEITIKGKDASSFVDYVFTADVSKIGSGEIVYSLILNEKGGIIDDVTVFKFSDDEYTAVVNASNTQKDFAWIRHVQNEFQKKGKDVAVQNISDEIGLLSVQGPKSRDLIYPLISEVVKIGKCGLFDFKFQPKNIKDLKHFEFGCAIFKDVNVEAMISRSGYTGEFGFEIFIPAEKTVVLWNYLLQNSNLSNLLPVGLGARDTLRFEAALPLYGHELDETINPYDAGLEKYLSDAKDFIGKEALKNIKNKEKRLIFFKLSGKQIPRHSQRILDENLKPIGCIASGTYSPSNKFPIGSAYISDAGVNLSYLKNFFIDIRGNFEKAEVVSPPFHKNLKTGNSK, from the coding sequence ATGAATAATTCAGAAATCAAGAAGACGCCGTTATACAGCGAACATGCTAAAATGGGAGCAAAAATAGTCGAATTTGCGGGCTTTTACATGCCTCTTTATTATAAAAGCATAATCGAAGAGCATTTAAACGTCCGAAAAAATTCGGGTATTTTCGATATAAGCCATATGGGAGAAATAACTATAAAAGGCAAAGACGCTTCCTCTTTCGTCGATTACGTCTTCACGGCAGACGTTTCAAAAATAGGGAGCGGAGAGATAGTATATTCGTTAATTCTTAACGAAAAAGGCGGAATTATCGACGACGTTACCGTTTTTAAGTTTTCCGACGACGAATATACGGCGGTAGTGAATGCGTCAAATACGCAGAAGGATTTTGCATGGATTCGTCACGTGCAGAACGAATTTCAAAAAAAAGGCAAGGACGTCGCAGTGCAAAATATAAGCGACGAGATAGGACTTCTTTCCGTTCAGGGACCAAAATCCAGGGATTTGATATATCCTCTTATAAGCGAAGTCGTTAAAATTGGAAAATGCGGATTATTCGATTTTAAGTTCCAGCCTAAGAATATCAAAGATTTAAAACATTTTGAATTCGGCTGTGCGATATTTAAAGACGTAAACGTTGAAGCGATGATATCCAGAAGCGGCTATACCGGCGAGTTCGGGTTTGAAATATTCATACCTGCCGAAAAAACGGTTGTTTTATGGAATTATCTTCTGCAAAACTCCAATCTGTCCAATCTTCTTCCAGTCGGTCTCGGAGCAAGAGATACTTTAAGGTTTGAAGCGGCGCTTCCCCTTTACGGACACGAACTCGACGAAACTATAAACCCTTATGACGCAGGTCTTGAAAAGTATCTTTCGGACGCAAAAGATTTTATAGGAAAAGAGGCTCTAAAAAATATTAAAAACAAAGAAAAAAGATTGATTTTCTTTAAACTTTCCGGCAAACAGATTCCAAGACATTCGCAGAGAATACTCGACGAAAATCTTAAGCCTATCGGCTGTATCGCAAGCGGAACATACAGTCCTTCAAACAAATTTCCAATAGGAAGCGCTTATATTTCCGATGCCGGAGTAAATCTTTCATACCTGAAAAATTTTTTCATAGATATCAGGGGAAATTTTGAAAAAGCCGAAGTCGTGTCTCCGCCTTTCCATAAAAATCTCAAAACCGGCAATTCAAAATAA
- the gcvH gene encoding glycine cleavage system protein GcvH, with the protein MIKSGSFYFSKSHEWVSKGSNNKYRIGISDFAQSELGDVVYVSLPEVGKTYKKDAKIGEIESVKSVSEIYAPVDLKIISVNSKLNDTPELINQDPKGDGFIAEVEISNDSDAEGLMDEGKYKTFAESSHHE; encoded by the coding sequence ATGATTAAAAGCGGGTCGTTTTATTTCTCTAAATCGCACGAATGGGTAAGCAAAGGTTCCAATAATAAATATCGCATAGGTATTTCCGATTTTGCGCAGTCGGAACTCGGCGACGTAGTTTACGTTTCTCTTCCGGAGGTTGGAAAAACTTATAAAAAAGACGCAAAAATAGGAGAAATAGAATCCGTTAAGTCGGTTTCGGAAATTTACGCTCCTGTTGACCTTAAAATAATTTCCGTAAATTCTAAATTAAACGATACTCCCGAACTTATAAATCAGGATCCTAAAGGAGACGGCTTTATAGCTGAAGTCGAGATATCTAACGACTCGGATGCAGAAGGGTTAATGGACGAAGGTAAATATAAGACGTTTGCGGAATCTTCACATCATGAATAA
- a CDS encoding aminomethyl-transferring glycine dehydrogenase subunit GcvPA has product MNNFRYFPNSKKDIAKLYRFLGIKDKKELFKKILGDIPLISDGDLSDILNDGIDENALWRIFSDIDGVIPSKNKTAVFSGGGIYNHFVPSVIDSLISRSEFYTPYTPYQPEVSQGTLFALFEFQSFIAEILGMDVVNASMYDGAESLAEAVLTSLRLSSANRDIPANHNDDAVFVSEGVNPDYYSVIKTFTGGTGVKIEKIKLNAETGRTEISDLKQKLSNGSGRVPAVVIQQPNYYGVIEDLESLEKIIHSTAESNSEHTPYFIVSSTEPYSFGIINPPGFYNADIFAGEGNSFGNYMNFGGPLLGLFAAKKEYVRQMPGRIVGKTKDGNNRDAYAFILSTREQHIRRGAATSNICTNSSLNAVRAAIYLSLCSKSGFKDIALLNLKLAHILRDELLKTGLFKPLYDGDFFNEFSLKLKANKNEHNKKLDNKTTASEFIEKMAARDIIAGIALSENAVLISATENIRLSDIEKYAKNAKEVLNG; this is encoded by the coding sequence ATGAATAATTTCCGCTACTTTCCTAATTCAAAAAAAGATATTGCAAAATTATACCGTTTTTTAGGCATTAAAGATAAAAAAGAGCTTTTCAAAAAAATACTGGGAGATATTCCTTTAATCAGCGACGGCGATTTGTCGGATATTCTTAATGACGGTATAGATGAAAATGCTTTATGGAGGATATTTTCGGATATCGACGGCGTTATTCCGTCAAAAAATAAAACCGCCGTTTTTTCCGGCGGAGGAATTTACAATCATTTTGTTCCGTCGGTTATAGACAGTCTTATATCGAGGTCGGAATTTTATACCCCTTATACTCCGTATCAGCCGGAAGTAAGCCAGGGCACGCTTTTTGCTCTTTTTGAATTTCAGTCGTTCATTGCAGAAATACTCGGTATGGACGTGGTAAACGCATCTATGTACGACGGAGCGGAAAGCCTTGCTGAAGCGGTATTGACTTCCTTAAGGCTGTCGTCGGCAAACCGCGATATACCGGCAAACCATAACGACGACGCGGTATTCGTTTCCGAAGGAGTAAACCCGGATTATTATTCCGTTATTAAAACTTTTACGGGCGGAACCGGCGTAAAAATAGAAAAAATAAAGTTAAACGCCGAAACCGGACGGACGGAAATATCGGACTTAAAACAAAAGCTTTCGAACGGAAGCGGCAGAGTGCCGGCAGTAGTTATTCAACAGCCGAATTATTACGGAGTAATAGAAGATTTAGAATCTCTCGAAAAAATTATACATTCGACTGCCGAATCAAATTCGGAACATACTCCGTATTTTATAGTCTCATCCACGGAGCCGTACAGTTTCGGCATAATTAATCCCCCCGGATTCTATAACGCCGATATTTTTGCCGGAGAAGGGAATTCATTCGGTAACTATATGAATTTCGGCGGACCGCTTTTAGGTCTTTTTGCGGCAAAAAAAGAATACGTCAGACAGATGCCGGGAAGAATCGTCGGTAAAACTAAAGACGGTAATAATAGAGACGCTTACGCCTTTATTCTTTCGACGAGGGAACAGCATATAAGAAGGGGCGCCGCAACGTCCAATATTTGCACCAACAGTTCTTTAAACGCCGTCAGGGCGGCAATATATCTTTCTTTATGTTCTAAAAGCGGATTTAAAGATATAGCATTATTAAATCTTAAACTTGCTCATATATTGAGAGATGAATTATTAAAGACGGGTTTATTTAAACCGCTTTACGACGGAGATTTTTTTAACGAATTTTCCCTGAAATTAAAGGCTAATAAAAATGAACATAATAAAAAACTTGATAATAAAACTACCGCGTCGGAATTTATAGAAAAAATGGCGGCAAGAGATATTATAGCCGGTATAGCCCTTTCGGAGAACGCCGTTTTAATATCCGCCACCGAAAATATCCGTTTAAGCGATATCGAAAAATACGCAAAAAATGCAAAAGAGGTTTTAAATGGCTAA
- a CDS encoding glycine dehydrogenase subunit 2, whose protein sequence is MAKFPGIKGIFFDEDPLIEQSSKGVNGIGIPDCGLKKSDLRKDGSAYIDSKYIRKNTPGLPEVSEPSVVRHFTRLSAWNMCVDTVFYPLGSCTMKYNPKINEKIASLENIKNLHPLTPANLIQPILKIVYDFNDILCGLTGLAEFSFAPQAGAAGEFAGLKVIKKYFELKGENRKTILIPDSSHGTNPASSVLAGFTPVEIKTGKAGTLDAEELKKFISKDVAGIMITNPNTFGVFEKDIKKIAEIMHKNGSFVYMDGANFNAFLGNVKVSDMGIDLIQLNLHKTFSTPHGGGGPGSGALGVVESLREFLPVPYIKKTAAVTNNGKKTSNYDKNFDAENQLYELSEDRKNSIGKMTPFLCNFAVLIRAYAYLLSLGRDNIGSVSEIAVLNANYVKKKLGKILSGSDPFEEGLCMHECVFSDKSIEESGISTIELAKILIDYGFHPPTVYFPKNIHGAIMIEPTETESIRTLDNFIKAVKEIKLKTKKSKASKSPQKTKVGRVNEVLANKQPIFKY, encoded by the coding sequence ATGGCTAAATTTCCCGGAATAAAAGGTATTTTTTTTGACGAAGACCCTCTGATAGAGCAAAGTTCTAAAGGGGTAAACGGTATCGGAATACCCGATTGCGGCTTAAAAAAATCCGATTTAAGAAAAGACGGAAGCGCATATATAGATTCTAAATATATCAGAAAAAATACCCCCGGACTTCCCGAAGTATCGGAACCCTCGGTAGTAAGGCATTTTACCAGACTGTCGGCATGGAATATGTGCGTAGATACAGTTTTTTACCCGCTTGGTTCCTGCACCATGAAGTATAATCCAAAAATAAACGAAAAAATAGCGTCCCTTGAAAATATTAAAAACCTTCATCCTTTAACTCCGGCAAATTTAATTCAGCCGATTTTAAAAATAGTTTACGATTTTAACGATATTTTATGCGGGCTTACCGGACTTGCGGAATTCAGTTTCGCTCCTCAGGCAGGTGCGGCGGGCGAGTTTGCGGGACTTAAAGTTATCAAAAAATATTTTGAGTTAAAAGGCGAAAACAGAAAAACCATATTGATTCCGGACAGTTCTCACGGCACTAATCCTGCAAGTTCGGTTCTTGCGGGATTCACTCCCGTAGAAATTAAAACAGGAAAAGCGGGAACGCTCGACGCCGAAGAATTAAAAAAGTTTATCTCAAAAGACGTCGCCGGAATTATGATAACCAATCCGAACACTTTCGGCGTTTTTGAAAAAGACATAAAAAAAATTGCCGAAATTATGCATAAAAACGGCTCTTTTGTTTATATGGACGGCGCAAACTTTAACGCTTTTCTTGGAAATGTAAAAGTTTCCGATATGGGAATAGACCTGATACAGCTTAATCTTCATAAAACTTTTTCTACTCCTCACGGAGGAGGCGGACCCGGAAGCGGTGCGCTCGGCGTCGTAGAATCTTTAAGGGAATTCCTTCCCGTTCCTTATATTAAGAAAACCGCCGCCGTTACGAATAACGGAAAAAAAACATCGAATTACGATAAAAATTTTGACGCCGAAAATCAGCTTTACGAGCTGTCCGAAGACAGGAAGAATTCTATAGGTAAAATGACGCCTTTTTTATGCAATTTTGCCGTGTTAATAAGGGCATACGCCTATCTTCTTTCATTAGGGCGGGATAATATAGGTTCCGTTAGCGAAATTGCCGTGCTTAACGCGAATTACGTCAAGAAAAAACTCGGCAAAATACTATCCGGTTCGGACCCTTTTGAAGAAGGGTTGTGCATGCACGAATGCGTTTTTAGCGATAAATCGATTGAAGAAAGCGGAATATCCACTATAGAACTTGCTAAGATTTTAATAGATTACGGTTTTCATCCTCCAACGGTTTATTTTCCGAAAAATATACACGGAGCTATTATGATAGAGCCTACCGAAACCGAATCGATAAGAACTTTGGATAATTTTATAAAAGCGGTAAAAGAGATAAAACTTAAGACTAAAAAGTCTAAAGCGTCTAAGTCGCCGCAAAAAACTAAGGTCGGCAGGGTTAATGAAGTCCTCGCAAATAAACAGCCTATATTTAAGTATTGA
- a CDS encoding alpha/beta fold hydrolase — translation MNVNFKEVNFEAADGGDIYGSLFGSYPDTVILAHGRVFNKESYYDLCDVLLKNKISSLTFDFRGYGNSKEGSAGLNAYGEDIIGAIKFMQGLDFVKNISLLGSSMGGAAILNASKLYKPSEIKSVIALSPVYTEGIDFIDVPIHYIGSKEEKFADGIKKMYAMTKSSKTVHFFNGSAHAQNIFATEAKEELISLIISYVKEGNSSAVKA, via the coding sequence ATGAACGTGAATTTTAAAGAAGTTAATTTTGAAGCCGCCGACGGCGGCGATATATACGGTTCTTTATTCGGTTCCTATCCGGATACGGTAATTCTTGCCCACGGCAGAGTTTTTAATAAAGAAAGTTATTACGACCTCTGCGACGTGTTGTTAAAGAACAAAATATCTTCCCTGACGTTTGATTTCAGGGGATACGGAAATTCAAAAGAAGGAAGTGCCGGATTAAATGCATACGGCGAAGACATTATAGGAGCGATTAAATTTATGCAGGGATTAGATTTCGTGAAAAATATTTCTTTGTTGGGTTCGAGCATGGGAGGAGCGGCGATTTTAAACGCGTCTAAACTTTATAAGCCTTCGGAAATAAAATCTGTAATAGCTTTATCGCCGGTATATACCGAGGGAATAGATTTTATAGACGTTCCAATCCACTATATAGGCTCGAAAGAAGAAAAGTTTGCCGACGGCATTAAAAAAATGTATGCAATGACTAAATCTTCCAAAACCGTTCATTTTTTCAACGGTTCGGCGCATGCGCAGAATATTTTTGCGACTGAAGCCAAAGAGGAGCTAATTTCTTTAATTATTTCCTACGTTAAAGAGGGAAATTCAAGCGCGGTAAAAGCGTAA
- a CDS encoding MFS transporter: MPAIIFVFLVILLQRANTNLIQSINPLFVRYVLDKNLFYVGITTAVYALSTLSVRYLVSIRIKPQAVSKFVIAGLILFSAAILGYFFSTDYAEFLIFVVISGFATAIIMPFLLSLVHLVSDKSEIEKNLTIYSLMLSLALVFGPLLSSALLTVLPIRWIYIMLSIFGITAFLFALKIHLKSKSVIKEKLGEKPDVQDLNKNSQKSAKSGSISSLFKNRGFLEVIFYNTSFSIAFASVVALGGVFARNNFHLKYFEITLLFSLFFISSLITRLILLYFTKKANIKNKTKILNISILISVLSFALMVFSKNIGFYAFALIIFGIPHALIFPIGTMRISETVDMKDMVAANTIYQSNFDLGGIIGPFFLSYIAGIYSIRFVFGIITVFLIAVFAAGKYIKQ, translated from the coding sequence ATGCCCGCTATTATTTTCGTTTTTTTGGTTATATTGTTGCAGAGGGCCAATACCAACCTTATACAGTCTATTAATCCGCTGTTTGTAAGATACGTTCTCGATAAAAATCTTTTTTACGTCGGAATTACCACGGCTGTTTATGCATTAAGCACTCTTTCCGTAAGGTATCTTGTAAGCATACGGATCAAGCCGCAGGCAGTTTCAAAGTTCGTAATAGCCGGACTTATATTGTTTTCGGCTGCGATACTCGGATATTTTTTTTCGACGGATTATGCCGAATTTTTAATATTCGTAGTAATATCCGGTTTTGCTACGGCGATAATAATGCCTTTTCTTTTGTCTTTAGTCCATTTAGTTTCGGATAAATCCGAAATAGAAAAAAATCTTACCATATATTCTTTAATGCTAAGTCTTGCGCTTGTTTTCGGACCGCTTTTAAGTTCCGCCCTGCTTACCGTTCTGCCTATACGATGGATTTATATCATGCTTAGCATTTTCGGGATAACCGCATTTTTATTTGCGCTGAAAATTCATTTAAAGAGCAAAAGCGTAATCAAAGAGAAACTTGGTGAAAAACCCGATGTTCAAGATTTAAATAAAAATTCCCAAAAATCTGCTAAAAGCGGTTCTATCTCTTCATTATTTAAAAACCGTGGATTTCTGGAAGTAATTTTCTATAATACTTCTTTTAGTATAGCCTTTGCTTCGGTAGTAGCCCTCGGCGGGGTATTCGCAAGAAATAATTTTCATCTTAAATATTTTGAAATAACTCTTTTATTTTCCCTTTTTTTTATTTCGTCTCTTATAACCAGATTAATTCTGCTTTATTTTACTAAAAAAGCCAATATAAAAAATAAAACTAAAATTTTAAATATATCAATACTTATATCTGTTCTGTCTTTTGCCTTGATGGTATTTTCAAAAAATATCGGTTTTTACGCATTCGCGCTAATAATATTCGGAATACCGCATGCGCTTATTTTCCCCATAGGAACTATGAGGATATCCGAAACCGTCGATATGAAAGATATGGTGGCCGCCAATACCATATATCAGTCAAATTTCGACTTGGGCGGCATAATAGGACCGTTTTTTCTTTCCTATATAGCGGGCATTTATTCTATAAGGTTTGTTTTCGGTATAATAACCGTTTTCCTTATAGCGGTTTTTGCGGCGGGTAAATATATTAAACAATAA